The Parabacteroides sp. AD58 genome includes a window with the following:
- a CDS encoding glycoside hydrolase family 2 protein codes for MKKTLFVCCALAWALCAQAQWKPAGDKIKTQWAEQVNPESVLPEYPRPQLERADWMNLNGEWEYAIQPAGQAEPGQFQGNILVPFAVESSLSGVQKEVGDKNELWYKRTFTVPSKWKGKDIVLNFGAVDWKAEVFVNDVLIGSHKGGYTPFSFNITPYLQGSGAQKLVVRVWDPSDKGYQPRGKQTSNPEGIWYTPVTGIWQTVWLEPVAENHITSIKAIPNVDAKVMNVTVGTSACASSIVEVKLLDKGQVVATGKGIQGQEIRLGVNNPTLWSPSNPYLYDMQVTLLQKGKAVDQVKSYTAFRKISVGKDKSGIKRMYLNDKPLFQYGPLDQGWWPDGLYTAPTDEALLFDIKKTKDWGFNMIRKHVKVEPARWYYHCDKEGILVWQDMPSGDMGNSWAPHTYNGGTDKQRTPESVANYYQEWKEIMDLCMSNPSVVVWVPFNEAWGQFDTEKVVAWTEAYDPSRLVNPASGGNHRPCGDILDLHNYPGPDMFLSDPQRVNVLGEYGGIGLPLENHLWWNKRNWGYIQFKDGEAVTAEYVKYANELKDFVKRGFSAAVYTQTTDVEGEVNGLMTYDRKVIKINEAKVKAANEAVIQSLSE; via the coding sequence ATGAAGAAGACCTTATTTGTATGTTGTGCCTTGGCATGGGCACTCTGTGCGCAGGCACAATGGAAGCCTGCCGGAGACAAGATCAAGACGCAGTGGGCCGAACAAGTTAACCCTGAGTCTGTATTGCCGGAATACCCGCGTCCGCAACTGGAGCGTGCCGACTGGATGAACCTGAACGGTGAATGGGAATATGCCATTCAGCCTGCCGGACAGGCAGAACCTGGGCAGTTCCAGGGAAATATCCTGGTTCCTTTTGCCGTTGAATCTTCGTTGTCGGGCGTACAGAAGGAAGTAGGCGACAAGAATGAACTCTGGTATAAACGCACATTTACCGTTCCTTCGAAATGGAAGGGAAAAGATATCGTCCTCAACTTTGGTGCGGTAGACTGGAAAGCCGAAGTGTTCGTCAACGACGTGTTGATCGGTTCGCACAAAGGCGGTTACACACCGTTCTCGTTCAATATCACCCCGTATCTGCAAGGCTCGGGCGCGCAGAAGTTAGTGGTCCGTGTATGGGACCCGAGCGACAAAGGCTATCAGCCGAGAGGAAAACAGACATCCAATCCGGAAGGTATCTGGTACACGCCGGTAACAGGCATCTGGCAGACCGTCTGGTTGGAACCGGTAGCCGAAAACCATATCACCAGCATCAAGGCCATTCCGAATGTAGATGCGAAGGTGATGAATGTAACCGTTGGTACATCGGCCTGTGCTTCCTCGATCGTGGAAGTGAAGTTATTGGATAAAGGCCAGGTAGTAGCGACTGGCAAGGGAATCCAGGGACAGGAAATCCGTTTGGGCGTCAATAATCCGACCTTGTGGAGTCCGTCTAATCCGTATCTGTACGACATGCAGGTTACGCTGCTGCAGAAAGGAAAAGCCGTTGATCAGGTGAAATCATATACTGCCTTCCGTAAAATCTCGGTTGGAAAAGACAAATCCGGTATCAAACGCATGTATCTGAATGATAAACCGCTCTTCCAGTATGGTCCGTTGGATCAGGGCTGGTGGCCGGATGGTTTATATACTGCTCCAACTGATGAAGCCCTGTTGTTCGACATCAAGAAGACCAAAGACTGGGGTTTCAACATGATCCGTAAGCACGTGAAGGTAGAACCGGCCCGCTGGTACTATCATTGCGACAAGGAAGGCATCCTGGTATGGCAGGATATGCCGAGCGGCGACATGGGCAACAGTTGGGCACCTCATACTTACAATGGTGGAACCGACAAACAGCGTACACCGGAATCGGTAGCCAACTACTACCAGGAATGGAAGGAAATCATGGATCTGTGCATGTCGAATCCGTCGGTTGTTGTCTGGGTTCCGTTCAACGAAGCCTGGGGACAGTTTGATACCGAAAAGGTAGTAGCCTGGACAGAAGCATACGATCCGTCTCGTCTGGTCAATCCGGCCAGTGGCGGTAACCATCGTCCTTGCGGTGACATCTTAGACCTGCATAATTATCCGGGACCGGATATGTTCTTGTCTGACCCACAGCGTGTCAATGTATTGGGTGAATATGGCGGTATCGGCCTTCCGTTGGAAAACCACCTGTGGTGGAACAAACGGAACTGGGGTTACATCCAGTTTAAAGACGGTGAAGCCGTGACAGCCGAATACGTGAAGTATGCCAACGAGCTGAAAGACTTCGTGAAACGCGGATTCTCGGCTGCGGTTTATACCCAGACCACCGATGTGGAAGGCGAAGTAAACGGTCTGATGACCTACGACCGTAAGGTAATCAAGATTAATGAAGCGAAAGTAAAGGCCGCCAATGAGGCTGTTATCCAGTCGCTGTCAGAATAA
- a CDS encoding O-acetylhomoserine aminocarboxypropyltransferase/cysteine synthase family protein has translation MATQKLHFETLQLHAGQEKADSATGARAVPIYQTTSYVFADSAQAAARFDLRDSGPIYGRLGNPTQDVFEQRMAALEGGIAALAVASGAAAITYAFLNIARSGDHLVAARTLYGGTYNLLEHTLPDYGIHTTFVDPSEPRHFEEAIQEHTKAIFVETLGNPNSNLIDLEVVARIAHQHGIPLIVDNTFGTPFLIRPIEYGADIVVHSATKFIGGHGTSLGGVIIDSGKFDWPRSGKFPQLTEPDQAYHGLRFSEAAGPAAYLTRIRAVLLRDTGAAISPFNAFLVLQGLETLSLRVERHAENTRKIVGYLAQHPKVKRVNHPSLPAHPDHALYTRYFPQGGGSVFTFEINGGISEAHRLIDHLRIFSLLANVADAKSLVIHPATTTHAQLTEKELQEQQIYPGTIRLSIGLEHAEDLIADLDQAFQAV, from the coding sequence ATGGCAACACAGAAATTACACTTTGAGACATTGCAGCTTCATGCCGGACAAGAAAAAGCAGACTCCGCCACTGGGGCGAGAGCTGTTCCGATTTATCAGACTACTTCTTATGTCTTTGCGGATTCAGCCCAGGCTGCGGCCCGCTTTGACCTCCGTGATTCCGGACCTATTTATGGCCGGTTGGGAAATCCGACGCAAGACGTCTTCGAACAGCGTATGGCAGCACTGGAAGGAGGCATAGCCGCTCTGGCCGTGGCTTCGGGTGCCGCCGCCATTACTTATGCCTTTCTGAACATTGCCCGCAGTGGTGATCATCTGGTGGCTGCCAGGACGCTTTATGGCGGTACATACAACTTGCTGGAACATACGCTTCCCGACTATGGCATTCATACGACATTTGTGGATCCGTCTGAGCCACGGCACTTCGAAGAGGCCATACAGGAACATACGAAAGCCATCTTTGTCGAAACATTGGGTAACCCGAATTCCAATCTGATTGATCTGGAGGTAGTGGCCCGTATTGCCCATCAGCATGGAATTCCCCTGATTGTCGATAATACGTTCGGCACGCCTTTCCTGATCCGTCCGATAGAATACGGAGCCGACATCGTGGTGCATTCGGCTACGAAATTCATTGGCGGCCACGGAACTTCCTTGGGTGGCGTCATCATTGATTCCGGAAAATTCGACTGGCCCCGTTCGGGAAAATTTCCTCAGCTGACAGAGCCTGATCAGGCTTATCACGGACTTCGTTTCTCGGAAGCAGCCGGACCGGCCGCCTATCTGACCAGAATCCGGGCGGTATTGCTGCGGGATACGGGAGCGGCTATCAGTCCTTTTAACGCCTTCCTGGTGTTGCAGGGATTGGAAACGCTTTCCCTGCGTGTGGAAAGGCATGCTGAAAATACCCGGAAGATCGTCGGCTACCTCGCTCAACACCCGAAAGTAAAACGGGTGAATCATCCGTCTTTGCCCGCTCATCCGGATCATGCTTTGTACACGCGCTATTTTCCACAGGGAGGCGGTTCTGTCTTTACCTTCGAAATCAATGGCGGAATCAGCGAGGCGCATCGCCTGATCGATCATCTCCGCATATTCTCTTTGTTGGCCAACGTAGCTGATGCCAAGTCGCTTGTCATTCATCCGGCCACGACCACGCATGCCCAGCTGACCGAAAAGGAATTGCAGGAACAGCAGATTTATCCGGGCACCATCCGCCTTTCTATAGGTCTGGAACATGCAGAAGACCTGATAGCCGACCTGGACCAGGCCTTTCAGGCGGTGTGA
- a CDS encoding Lrp/AsnC family transcriptional regulator — protein MSPNEKLDKVDLQILRILQENSRLTTKELAAKVSLSSTPVFERLKRLETNGYIKKYIAILDADKLNQGFMVFCKVKLQRVNYDIATEFARIIADIPEVTECYNISGSFDYLLKIHAPDMKYYQSFILNVLGRIEYLASLESVFVMDVIKHEYNVHI, from the coding sequence ATGAGCCCCAACGAGAAGTTAGATAAAGTAGACTTGCAGATTCTCCGTATTCTGCAAGAAAATTCCCGGCTGACGACCAAAGAACTGGCCGCTAAAGTTAGTCTGTCGTCCACACCTGTATTCGAACGACTGAAAAGGCTGGAAACGAACGGCTATATCAAGAAGTACATCGCCATACTGGATGCCGATAAATTGAATCAGGGTTTTATGGTCTTCTGTAAAGTCAAGCTACAACGGGTAAATTACGACATTGCCACCGAATTTGCCCGGATCATCGCCGATATTCCGGAAGTCACCGAATGCTACAACATATCGGGCAGTTTCGATTACCTGCTGAAGATTCATGCTCCCGACATGAAATACTACCAGAGTTTCATCTTGAATGTGTTGGGCCGTATCGAATATCTGGCTTCCCTCGAAAGTGTTTTCGTCATGGATGTCATCAAACATGAATATAATGTGCACATATGA
- a CDS encoding RNA-binding domain-containing protein, producing the protein MNKDNKYTELLKKQICEVQKENRSLEFKSNYQEADKLGQYISALSNGACLDHQDFAYLYFGIDDSTLEVKGTKFNVSAIKAKGNQALEMYLRQLIFPHIPFMFEEFYYEGDKRVVRLKIPAAAGEPTTFYNKPYVRVDSHVTELSKYPEWMREIYSSRYDWTAQLVEDATINDLDPEAIQIAREGYKERYPQYEEQLSQWSDEIFLDKACLTLDGQITRTTMLLVGKREKAHKIPHIAEIVWKCHQDGETFGDTFTIPFIRSTSEVLKRIRNYRFKIYPMNSLIPAEVWKYDARSILEAMHNCVAHQDYALDERIRVTEDKEKLTFENAGSFFDGDYNQYVLGEKTPKRYRNPALMKAMVNVKMIDSQGYGIHNLFLRQKERFLPMPDYDGSTESQVVLHLPGIVIDTNYSLLLMSNNEVNLTEAILLDNLQKGKRISDSAIDLLRKKHFVEGRKPHVYIAKTIAQNTHTKAEYSKHKGLTEKSCESLLLDALADHNVLTRQDIDVLLWNALSDQLSDGQKKNKIGNLLTRLRKKGLIMNVTLGNKSEWTLVK; encoded by the coding sequence ATGAATAAAGACAATAAATATACAGAACTCCTTAAGAAGCAAATATGTGAAGTACAAAAAGAAAACCGCTCATTAGAGTTTAAATCAAATTATCAGGAAGCAGACAAATTAGGACAATATATCTCTGCTTTATCAAATGGTGCCTGCCTTGATCATCAGGATTTTGCCTACCTTTATTTTGGAATAGACGATTCAACACTCGAGGTGAAAGGTACTAAATTTAATGTCTCCGCAATTAAAGCTAAAGGTAATCAGGCTTTGGAAATGTATCTTCGTCAACTCATATTCCCGCATATTCCATTTATGTTTGAAGAGTTTTATTATGAAGGAGATAAACGGGTAGTCCGTTTAAAGATACCTGCAGCTGCAGGTGAGCCGACTACTTTTTACAATAAACCTTATGTTCGTGTGGATAGTCATGTGACAGAGTTGTCAAAATACCCGGAATGGATGCGCGAAATCTATTCTTCACGTTATGATTGGACTGCTCAATTAGTGGAAGATGCGACTATAAACGATCTGGACCCGGAAGCCATACAAATAGCACGAGAAGGATATAAAGAGCGTTATCCTCAGTATGAAGAGCAATTGTCGCAGTGGAGTGATGAAATCTTTCTTGATAAAGCCTGTTTAACCTTAGATGGTCAGATAACACGTACTACGATGTTATTGGTTGGCAAGCGGGAAAAGGCGCATAAGATACCGCATATTGCAGAAATTGTATGGAAGTGTCATCAGGATGGAGAAACGTTTGGAGATACATTTACGATTCCATTTATCAGATCCACCAGTGAAGTTTTGAAACGTATTCGTAATTATCGTTTCAAGATATATCCTATGAACTCTTTAATTCCTGCCGAAGTCTGGAAATATGATGCACGTAGTATCCTTGAAGCGATGCATAATTGTGTGGCACATCAGGATTATGCCCTTGATGAACGTATTAGAGTGACGGAAGATAAAGAAAAACTTACATTTGAAAATGCAGGTAGTTTTTTTGATGGAGATTACAATCAATACGTCTTGGGAGAGAAGACACCCAAGCGTTACCGCAATCCGGCTTTGATGAAAGCTATGGTAAATGTGAAGATGATAGATTCGCAAGGTTATGGAATACACAATTTGTTCTTACGGCAGAAGGAGCGCTTTTTGCCTATGCCTGATTATGATGGGAGTACGGAGTCGCAGGTAGTTCTTCATCTGCCGGGTATTGTGATAGACACTAATTATAGTCTGTTGCTAATGTCAAATAATGAAGTAAATTTGACAGAAGCAATTTTATTGGATAATTTACAGAAAGGCAAGCGTATTAGTGATTCTGCAATTGACTTATTGCGGAAAAAGCATTTTGTGGAGGGACGTAAACCTCATGTGTACATAGCCAAAACAATTGCACAGAATACACATACAAAAGCAGAATATTCAAAGCATAAGGGACTTACAGAGAAATCCTGTGAAAGTTTGCTTTTGGATGCGTTAGCCGATCACAATGTATTGACAAGACAGGATATAGATGTCTTACTTTGGAATGCATTATCAGATCAGCTTTCTGACGGCCAAAAGAAGAATAAGATAGGAAACCTGTTGACTCGCTTAAGAAAAAAAGGACTGATTATGAATGTAACTTTAGGAAATAAGTCTGAGTGGACACTCGTAAAATGA
- a CDS encoding sugar-binding domain-containing protein — protein MKRITTLSFFMLLCWITAFAIPRAEYPRPQFERNAWINLNGEWTYSFDFSGSGLEREWFKSTGFDQKITVPFCPESKLSGVEYKDFINHMWYHRTISIPQDWADKQVLLHFGAVYYKSEIYIDGVFAARHFGGTSSFQVDITPYVKAGQTHNLVVYVESDVRSTHQPSGKQNLQFASYGCNYTRTTGIWQTVWLEAVHPEGLQSVQMIPDIDQQQLIIRPRFYKELGGKLEVTLKDNGKVVSKETVAANALSTVILPVKKMKTWSPENPFLYDVEFRVIDKAGNVVDEVKSYAGMRKVHIEGNKIYLNNQPYYQRLVLDQGFYPDGIWTAPSDEALKKDIQLSMEAGFNGARLHQKVFEERFYYWADKLGYLTWGEASSWGMDCNDIETARNFITEWTEIVERDRNHPSILIWTPTNEEFWPDRVQYPRLMQDLYKLTKVIDPTRPFHGTSGGSHIATDIWTVHNYEQDPAKLKELLYNDGKLMEAPKWEIQLMPKNIGYNGLKYTYQYTFPQYKHDMPYLIDEFGGIKWNPSQQMESAQNTSWGYGEPPHSLEEFYARLEGLVNTVLSLSDHVWGYCYTQLTDVEQEQNGIYYYDRTPKFDMKRIHAIFSKNPESK, from the coding sequence ATGAAACGAATTACAACTCTATCGTTTTTCATGTTATTGTGCTGGATAACGGCCTTTGCGATACCGAGAGCCGAATATCCGCGTCCGCAGTTCGAACGTAACGCGTGGATCAACCTCAACGGAGAATGGACCTATTCATTCGACTTCAGCGGTTCCGGCCTCGAACGCGAATGGTTCAAGTCAACCGGATTCGACCAGAAGATCACGGTTCCTTTCTGTCCGGAGAGTAAATTATCCGGTGTAGAGTACAAGGACTTTATCAACCACATGTGGTATCACCGGACCATCTCCATTCCGCAGGACTGGGCCGACAAGCAGGTACTGCTGCACTTCGGTGCTGTTTATTATAAATCGGAAATCTACATCGACGGTGTCTTTGCAGCCCGCCATTTCGGTGGAACTTCTTCCTTCCAGGTAGATATTACACCGTATGTCAAGGCCGGTCAGACACACAACTTAGTGGTTTATGTGGAGAGCGACGTACGCAGCACACATCAGCCCAGCGGGAAACAGAACCTGCAGTTCGCGTCGTATGGCTGTAACTACACCCGTACCACCGGTATTTGGCAGACAGTCTGGCTGGAAGCCGTTCATCCCGAAGGATTACAGTCTGTCCAGATGATTCCGGACATCGACCAGCAGCAGCTGATCATCCGTCCGCGTTTCTACAAGGAGCTGGGTGGTAAGCTGGAAGTTACCCTGAAAGACAACGGAAAGGTCGTATCCAAAGAAACTGTCGCTGCCAACGCTTTATCAACCGTTATCCTGCCGGTCAAGAAGATGAAGACCTGGAGTCCGGAAAATCCGTTCCTCTATGACGTAGAATTCCGGGTGATCGACAAGGCCGGAAATGTGGTAGACGAGGTCAAATCGTATGCCGGTATGCGGAAAGTACACATCGAAGGCAATAAGATTTACCTGAACAACCAGCCGTACTATCAGCGTCTGGTACTCGACCAGGGATTCTATCCCGACGGCATCTGGACGGCTCCGAGCGACGAAGCCCTGAAGAAAGATATCCAGCTTTCGATGGAAGCCGGTTTCAACGGCGCCCGTCTGCACCAGAAAGTATTTGAAGAACGCTTCTATTACTGGGCCGACAAATTGGGTTACCTGACTTGGGGAGAAGCTTCAAGCTGGGGAATGGATTGCAATGACATCGAAACTGCCCGTAACTTCATCACCGAATGGACAGAAATCGTGGAACGCGACCGAAATCATCCGTCTATCTTGATCTGGACACCAACCAATGAAGAGTTCTGGCCCGACCGTGTTCAGTATCCTCGTCTGATGCAGGATCTGTACAAGCTGACGAAAGTCATCGATCCGACTCGTCCTTTCCACGGAACCAGCGGCGGTTCTCATATCGCTACCGATATCTGGACAGTACATAATTATGAACAGGATCCGGCCAAGCTGAAGGAACTGCTGTACAACGACGGCAAGCTGATGGAAGCGCCCAAATGGGAAATCCAGCTGATGCCGAAGAACATCGGATATAACGGATTGAAATATACCTATCAGTATACATTCCCACAGTATAAGCACGATATGCCTTACCTGATTGATGAATTCGGAGGTATCAAGTGGAATCCGTCACAGCAGATGGAAAGCGCCCAGAATACTTCTTGGGGCTATGGCGAACCGCCTCATTCACTGGAAGAATTCTATGCCCGTCTGGAAGGCCTGGTAAACACCGTCCTGTCGTTGTCAGATCATGTCTGGGGTTATTGCTACACTCAGCTGACAGACGTAGAACAGGAACAGAACGGTATCTATTACTACGACCGTACTCCGAAGTTCGACATGAAACGGATTCACGCCATCTTCAGTAAGAATCCGGAGAGTAAATAA
- a CDS encoding DUF418 domain-containing protein, whose translation MTTIVPKKRINSIDALRGFALIGIMLLHCMERFDLTIIPEVASPFWQRVDTFVYEAMYFLFAGKSYAIFSFLFGLSFYMQMDSQAAKGNDFRARFVWRLVLLFLFGYINGLIYMGEFFIIYAVLGLFLVPLYKVPTKYLVVVMILLFLQIPAIVSFVTLLGNPTLNEPSYLNVYMNQLYATCAGIYAEGSFKDVLAFNVWNGEVAKWLWTINNYRYLQLLGLFIAGMLVGRMEIHKSEEKMVRYSRLMLPYSLAWFVVFYLIVWLLPALGVTGFALSVGTTLFKTFANLGMMMLYICGFTLLYYNHGWKKGLDRIAPVGRMSVTNYMAQSMVGVCLFYGFGANLAVQCNYLQSLCVGLLFCLVQILYSNWWIKRFYYGPMEWLWRTLTWMQRVPLVRK comes from the coding sequence ATGACGACAATCGTACCAAAGAAGCGCATTAACTCGATTGATGCGCTTCGTGGTTTTGCGTTGATCGGGATCATGCTGCTGCATTGCATGGAGCGGTTTGACCTGACAATCATCCCGGAAGTGGCATCACCTTTCTGGCAACGGGTGGATACATTCGTTTATGAAGCCATGTATTTCCTCTTTGCCGGCAAGTCGTATGCCATTTTCTCTTTTCTGTTCGGTCTGAGTTTCTATATGCAGATGGACTCGCAGGCAGCCAAGGGGAATGACTTCCGCGCCCGCTTTGTCTGGCGGCTGGTCCTGCTCTTTCTCTTCGGCTACATCAACGGCCTCATCTATATGGGCGAGTTCTTCATTATCTATGCCGTATTGGGACTGTTCCTGGTTCCGCTGTACAAAGTGCCGACCAAATACTTGGTCGTGGTGATGATCCTGCTCTTCCTGCAGATTCCGGCGATTGTCAGCTTTGTTACCCTGTTGGGTAATCCGACGCTGAACGAACCTTCGTACCTGAATGTGTATATGAATCAGCTCTATGCTACGTGTGCCGGTATCTATGCCGAAGGCTCGTTCAAGGATGTGCTGGCTTTCAATGTATGGAACGGAGAAGTGGCCAAATGGTTATGGACCATCAACAATTACCGTTACCTGCAGTTGCTGGGTCTGTTCATCGCCGGCATGCTGGTCGGACGGATGGAAATACACAAGAGCGAAGAGAAGATGGTCCGTTACAGCCGCCTGATGCTGCCTTACAGCCTGGCATGGTTTGTTGTCTTTTACCTGATTGTCTGGCTGCTGCCGGCACTCGGTGTGACCGGTTTTGCCCTGTCGGTCGGAACGACCTTGTTCAAGACCTTCGCCAACCTGGGTATGATGATGCTGTACATCTGTGGCTTCACCTTGCTGTATTACAACCATGGATGGAAGAAAGGGCTCGACCGCATTGCGCCGGTCGGACGGATGAGTGTCACCAACTACATGGCGCAGTCGATGGTCGGTGTCTGTCTGTTCTATGGTTTCGGAGCCAACCTGGCCGTGCAGTGCAACTACCTGCAGAGCCTCTGTGTCGGTCTGCTGTTCTGTCTGGTACAGATTCTGTACAGCAACTGGTGGATCAAGCGCTTCTATTACGGACCGATGGAATGGCTGTGGCGCACCTTGACCTGGATGCAACGTGTTCCCCTCGTCAGAAAATAA